From Corynebacterium frankenforstense DSM 45800, the proteins below share one genomic window:
- the upp gene encoding uracil phosphoribosyltransferase yields MDITVVDHPLAASRLTLMRDARSDNAAFRAALADLGAMLIYEASRDLEVEHFDTVTPVATAEGTRLKEPPIVVPVIRAGLGMIDPALSMIPDAQVGFIGLARDEETHEPVPYLEALPEDLSGRPVFVVDPMLATGGSLLHAINLLVAHGATDITAVCMVSAEPGVKALSESGLPVRLITAAIDPSLNEDAYIVPGLGDAGDRLYGPRNMDLDHM; encoded by the coding sequence ATGGACATCACCGTGGTCGATCATCCCCTGGCCGCCTCGCGGCTGACCCTCATGCGCGACGCGCGCAGCGACAACGCCGCCTTCCGGGCCGCCCTGGCGGACCTGGGCGCGATGCTGATCTACGAGGCCTCCCGCGACCTCGAGGTCGAGCACTTCGACACCGTCACCCCCGTGGCCACCGCGGAGGGCACCCGCCTGAAGGAGCCGCCGATCGTGGTGCCGGTCATCCGTGCCGGGCTCGGCATGATCGACCCGGCGCTCTCCATGATCCCGGACGCCCAGGTCGGCTTCATCGGCCTGGCCCGCGACGAGGAGACCCACGAGCCCGTGCCCTACCTCGAGGCGCTGCCCGAGGACCTCTCCGGCCGGCCCGTCTTCGTCGTCGACCCGATGCTGGCCACCGGCGGCTCGCTGCTGCACGCCATCAACCTGCTGGTCGCCCACGGCGCCACCGACATCACCGCCGTGTGCATGGTCTCCGCCGAGCCGGGAGTGAAGGCCCTCTCCGAGTCCGGGCTGCCGGTGCGCCTGATCACGGCCGCGATCGACCCCTCGCTCAACGAGGACGCCTACATCGTGCCGGGCCTCGGCGACGCCGGCGACCGC